From the Burkholderia ubonensis subsp. mesacidophila genome, the window ACTCGATCTGGACGGTCGCCGCGCTCACCACGCTCGTCGCGTTCTTCGGCGCGAGCTCGGACATCGTAATCGACGCATACCGCCGCGAGCTGCTGCGCGATACCGAGCAGGGCCTCGGCAATGCGGTGCACGTGAACGCGTACAAGATCGCCGCGCTGATTCCGGGTTCGCTGTCGCTGATCCTGTCCGATCACCTGCCGTGGGACGCCGTGTTCGCATTCACCGGCGCGTTCATGCTGCCGGGCATCGTGATGACGCTGCTCGTGCGCGAGCCGGAAGTGATCGGCGCGCCGCCGCGCAGCCTGCGCGACGCGGTCGTGCTGCCGTTCCGCGAATTCATCCTGCGCGACGGCTGGGCCGGCGCGCTGCTCGTGATCGCGTTCATCTTCCTGTTCAAGCTCGGCGACACGATGGCGACGACGCTGTCGACGTCGTTCTTCCTCGACATCGGCTTCAACAAGACGCAGATCGGCGTGATCGCGAAGACGACCGCATTCTGGGCGAGCCTCGCGGGCGGCATCATCGGCGGCATCTGGCTCGTGAAGATCGGCATCGCGCGCGGGCTGTGGATCTTCGGCATCCTGCAGATCGTGTCGACGCTCGGCTTCGCGTGGCTCGCGAAGGCAGGCGCGCAGCCGGTGCTGATGGCGGCCGTCTACGGCTTCGAGACGTTCTCGACCGGCCTCACGCTCGCCGCGTTCACCGCCTACATCGCCAGCACCACCGACCCGCGCTACACCGCGACGCAGTTCGCGCTGTTTACGAGCCTCGCGTCGGTGCCGCGCACGCTCGCGTCCGCCGCGAGCGGCTTCATCGTCGCGAAGATCGGCTGGTTCGACTACTTCCTCGTGTGCGCCGCGCTCGGCATTCCGGGGATGCTGCTGCTGTTCAAGGTCGCGCCGTGGGGCGGCGACGCGCGCGACAACGGGGTTGCCCGTGCGCAGTGACCGATTGCGCCGCATCGCGCGCCTGGCCGCGTCGCTGAGCGTCGGCGTCGCGGCGCTCGGCGCGCACGCAGGCGACACGGGTTCTGCGGGTTCCGCGGCGGCGCCCGGTTCGGCGCCGTCGGCGACGCCCGCGCCGTCGTCCAACCCGTCCGCGACCGCCGAGCCGGCGCAGCCGACGGGCGCCGCCGCGTCCGCGAAAGCCTACACGCCGACGCCGCAGCAAGTCCGCTTCGGCAATGCGGTGGCGTTCCGCACGCTGATTCCGTCGCCGCTCCTCGAGCAGCTGACCGCGAACGAATATGCGCAGATCGTGCAGGCGGCGGCGCAGGACAACCGCCTGCTCCCCGCGAGCCAGCCGCGCGTGAAGCGCCTGCGCGCGATCGTCGCGAAGCTCGCGCCGTATTCGGTGAAATGGAACGACCGGGTCAAGACGTGGGCGTGGGACGTCAACGTGATCCGCTCGCGCGACATCCGCGTGTCGTGCCTGCCCGGCGGCAAGATCCTCGTCTACGGCGGGATGCTCGACCGCGTCCGCCTGAACGACGACGAGCTCGGCGTGCTGCTCGCGCACGGCGTCGCGCATGCGCTGCGCGAACACGCGCGCAGCAGCTTCAGCGATACATCGCAGACATCGCTGCGCGCGGCGGCGCTGCCGCCGCTGTTCGGCGTCGGCGATCCGCTGCCGCAGCCGCTGAACCTCGACGAGCGTCTGCAGACGATGCACTACGACCCGACCGACGAAACCGAGGCCGACGTGATCGGCGGCGACATCGCCGCCCGCGCCGGCTTCGATCCGCGTGCCGCGATCACGCTGTGGGACAAGCTCGCCGCCGCGACGCGCGCGAACAAGGCATCGGGCTTCATCTACACGCACCCGTATAGCGCCGCGCGCCGCCAGGACCTGCTGAACCGCCTGCCGGACCTGCTGCCGCTGTACGCGAAGGCTACGGCCAGGCGCGTCGACGCGCTGCCCGACTACGCAGGCATCGGCTCGCAGCGGCGCAAGGTCGCGCGACGCTGACCGGATCGCGTGGCGTGCGCGCCGGCGCCCGCCGCGCTACGCGCCGACCTCCCGCTCGTCCGTCCAGTCGACGACCGCCCCGCCGCCGATCGTCCGGCTGCCCGTCTCGCGCATCCAGCGCACCTCGTCGCCGGGGCTGCGGCCGAACAATCGCTTGAACTCGCGGCTGAACTGCGACGCGCTCGCGTAGCCGACCCGCGCGGCCGCCGCGCCCGCGCCCATACCGTCCTGCACCATCATCAGCCGCGCCTGATGCAGGCGTGTCGTCTTCACGTACTGCATCGGCGACGTCGCCGTGACGCTCTTGAACTGCGCATGGAACACCGCGACGCTCATGCCGGCCTCGCGCGCGAGCGTGTCGACGTCGAGGTCGCTGGTCAGGTCCGCGTGAATGCGACGCAGCGCCTTCGCAATGCGGCCGAACTGATGCTGCTGAACGAGCGCCGCGCGGATCGCGTCGCCCTGCGCGCCGGTCAGCACGCGATACGCGATCTCGCGCATGATCGACGGCCCGAGCACGCGCGTGTCGTGCGGAGACGCGAGCGCCTCGAGCAGCCGCAGCACCGCATCGGCGAGCGGCACGTCGAGCGGCGTCGAATACACGCCGCGCGGCTCGCTGACGGCGACGCCGCGGGTTTCGTCGAGCAGGATCGACAATTCGGCGATCACCGCGAGATCGACGCGGATCGAGATCGCGAGAAACGGCTCGTCCGCGCTCGCGAACGTCTCGCATTCGAACGGCAGCGGCACCGACAGCACGAGATACTGCTGCGCGTCGTAGATGAACGACTGGTTG encodes:
- a CDS encoding AmpG family muropeptide MFS transporter, coding for MSKTPHEAPALTAHEDHPGWRAFLNTHMLICVFLGFTSGLPLFTLVYLVQAWLRSEGVELKEIGLFALIQFPYTWKFLWAPLMDRYLPRLPGWRPGRRRGWMLLTQVLVAGAIAALGFVSPRDSIWTVAALTTLVAFFGASSDIVIDAYRRELLRDTEQGLGNAVHVNAYKIAALIPGSLSLILSDHLPWDAVFAFTGAFMLPGIVMTLLVREPEVIGAPPRSLRDAVVLPFREFILRDGWAGALLVIAFIFLFKLGDTMATTLSTSFFLDIGFNKTQIGVIAKTTAFWASLAGGIIGGIWLVKIGIARGLWIFGILQIVSTLGFAWLAKAGAQPVLMAAVYGFETFSTGLTLAAFTAYIASTTDPRYTATQFALFTSLASVPRTLASAASGFIVAKIGWFDYFLVCAALGIPGMLLLFKVAPWGGDARDNGVARAQ
- a CDS encoding M48 family metallopeptidase, giving the protein MRSDRLRRIARLAASLSVGVAALGAHAGDTGSAGSAAAPGSAPSATPAPSSNPSATAEPAQPTGAAASAKAYTPTPQQVRFGNAVAFRTLIPSPLLEQLTANEYAQIVQAAAQDNRLLPASQPRVKRLRAIVAKLAPYSVKWNDRVKTWAWDVNVIRSRDIRVSCLPGGKILVYGGMLDRVRLNDDELGVLLAHGVAHALREHARSSFSDTSQTSLRAAALPPLFGVGDPLPQPLNLDERLQTMHYDPTDETEADVIGGDIAARAGFDPRAAITLWDKLAAATRANKASGFIYTHPYSAARRQDLLNRLPDLLPLYAKATARRVDALPDYAGIGSQRRKVARR
- a CDS encoding AraC family transcriptional regulator, whose translation is MSFQPLFADAGDRVQRRMIDLLARLAPNEGFTYADMEGVRFIRANRPVPRMPVLYEPSIVVVCQGRKHGYLGNQSFIYDAQQYLVLSVPLPFECETFASADEPFLAISIRVDLAVIAELSILLDETRGVAVSEPRGVYSTPLDVPLADAVLRLLEALASPHDTRVLGPSIMREIAYRVLTGAQGDAIRAALVQQHQFGRIAKALRRIHADLTSDLDVDTLAREAGMSVAVFHAQFKSVTATSPMQYVKTTRLHQARLMMVQDGMGAGAAAARVGYASASQFSREFKRLFGRSPGDEVRWMRETGSRTIGGGAVVDWTDEREVGA